From Companilactobacillus heilongjiangensis, one genomic window encodes:
- a CDS encoding acyltransferase — translation MNKNHRIFYLDFIRVIAIFLVIFIHVSAIDTIKNIGTGQWQITKILNYFAHISVPVFFMISGSLLLNSKKTTSLSYTWKQRIPRVTVPFIMWSVISPIVVGIYAHSLSFHNVFSVVKTILYHPTSPTLWFMYPLIGIYILSPVIKTFVQNATTEMLVYVTGIWLVTCSLLPSLAVLLPKDIQTILELSPVANFFLVGGFTGYFILGYLLTKVKVENTNNIVLVLIFLISGIAGNYVSTAVPQIYDVNNGYYVTSIFIPIMSVAAFILLQKWGSRIKSPTTIKTFEFLSPLVFGVYLIHNLLILYVEPWFTNHLAVHGLAATFMRYIVVSILSVLIIWIFNLIPGVRYLLNGTSKKKK, via the coding sequence ATGAACAAAAATCACCGAATTTTTTACCTCGATTTTATTCGTGTTATCGCTATTTTTTTGGTCATTTTCATTCATGTTTCCGCAATCGATACCATCAAAAATATCGGTACGGGACAATGGCAGATAACCAAAATCCTTAATTATTTTGCCCATATCAGTGTGCCAGTTTTCTTCATGATCTCTGGCTCGTTACTATTAAACAGTAAAAAAACTACTTCGCTTAGTTATACGTGGAAACAACGAATCCCGCGGGTCACGGTTCCTTTTATCATGTGGTCGGTCATTTCGCCGATTGTAGTTGGAATTTACGCCCATTCATTGTCTTTTCACAATGTCTTCAGCGTTGTAAAAACAATTCTTTATCATCCCACATCACCAACACTTTGGTTCATGTATCCCTTAATTGGAATTTACATTTTGTCACCGGTTATTAAAACTTTCGTGCAAAATGCTACAACTGAGATGTTAGTCTATGTCACAGGCATCTGGCTTGTCACCTGTTCACTTTTACCATCGTTAGCAGTACTTCTACCTAAAGATATTCAAACTATCTTAGAGCTTTCGCCAGTCGCTAACTTCTTCTTGGTTGGTGGCTTCACTGGTTACTTCATTCTTGGATATTTATTAACCAAGGTAAAAGTCGAAAATACTAACAACATCGTACTAGTTTTAATCTTTTTAATTTCTGGAATTGCTGGAAATTACGTTTCCACTGCCGTTCCTCAAATTTATGACGTTAATAATGGCTACTATGTCACTTCAATTTTCATCCCTATTATGTCAGTTGCAGCGTTCATTCTTTTGCAAAAATGGGGCAGCCGTATTAAATCACCTACAACGATTAAAACTTTTGAATTCTTATCACCATTAGTCTTCGGAGTTTATCTAATTCATAATCTCTTGATTCTATACGTGGAACCTTGGTTTACTAATCACTTGGCAGTACACGGATTAGCAGCCACATTCATGCGTTACATCGTTGTCAGTATTTTGTCAGTCTTGATCATCTGGATCTTTAATTTGATTCCCGGTGTTAGATATTTGTTAAACGGAACTTCTAAGAAGAAAAAATAA
- a CDS encoding CPBP family glutamic-type intramembrane protease, translated as MRVGESPGTDFVRYLIWIAFSIGTLMLKNNAANQKGLDTPVVIAFFVVGLVTLFLMIRKYVREEKSFSDTADGFVYSLVSNIGLVSLMIIMVCLLRIMVSYLQVTGKLPSFANDDVLSSDQNVFLFNMIANVFIVAVQQQLVQTGFFFNYFFRKTSAYSAVMGIILSGVVGGLISLPGSLFQFMMMMALGWCYALTYLYTKDEKMAIFVAMVSAAVGTIII; from the coding sequence ATGCGCGTAGGAGAATCCCCAGGAACTGATTTTGTTAGATATTTAATTTGGATTGCATTTTCAATTGGAACATTGATGTTGAAGAATAATGCTGCCAACCAAAAAGGTCTCGATACACCCGTGGTCATTGCATTCTTTGTTGTCGGTTTGGTCACATTATTCTTGATGATTAGAAAATATGTCCGTGAAGAGAAGTCATTTTCAGATACAGCTGATGGATTTGTTTATTCATTAGTTTCAAATATCGGACTGGTCAGTTTAATGATTATCATGGTTTGTTTGTTAAGAATCATGGTGAGTTATTTGCAAGTTACTGGTAAATTGCCTAGCTTTGCTAACGATGATGTTTTGAGTTCTGACCAAAACGTTTTTCTGTTTAATATGATTGCTAACGTCTTTATCGTGGCGGTTCAACAACAGCTAGTTCAGACAGGATTTTTCTTTAATTACTTCTTTAGAAAGACTTCTGCATATAGTGCCGTTATGGGAATTATCCTCAGTGGTGTTGTTGGTGGATTGATCAGTTTACCTGGTTCACTTTTCCAATTCATGATGATGATGGCCTTGGGCTGGTGCTATGCTTTAACATACCTATATACAAAAGATGAAAAAATGGCTATCTTCGTTGCGATGGTCAGTGCCGCTGTTGGTACAATTATTATTTAA
- the helD gene encoding RNA polymerase recycling motor HelD, whose product MTINQSKKEEQERVNAVAEKIDKKIERVDESIAQAHQETHRIERNYGENTKVNTTEIDDQMETNASVQQQKQLVELAVENENILNNNKLKLENLQGSPYFGRIDIVEDGEEDTLYIGTSTLQDDDGNFLIYDWRAPISGIYYNGVLGDVHYQTPNGPTTVDLKKKRQFQIVHNHIRTMFDTNETVGDEILQSVLSEYSDEYLRNIVSTIQREQNTIIRDTHSDVLLVQGVAGSGKTSAILQRVAYLLYHSRSTMNADNIVLFSPNKLFSNYISEVLPSLGERNMRQVTLNEFISLRLTGVHVETLFERYEKDERNLPETTIKIRLLKESGEFLDQLSELEESHPEHILHFEDVIFDGKPFFTKDEISEIYDRVNHAYHIPDRFLKTKNVLIKRLQKRIHNDRNKDWVQAEIDNLSDEDFQQIITDHNIEESADQRDIIAEEFLRERYAPIYNALVNNYFFNPYKEYSFLLNEMDQDLVPDNVWQTMVESIDDHIETHNLNLSDSVAVLYLRDLVTDSGINHAIQHIFIDEVQDYTMAQLKYISHAFPNAKMTLLGDRAQDVLTSSYRKKDLVTEVNELFSKKKITTITLNQSYRSTAEITNFATRLLPNGDEVKAFSRQGEDPVIKVFDNDDYYQGLKDTARELNKKYDTVAILTRNQAQAEQIYTHFSDESIITLIDADYRSIPKGILVLPIYLAKGLEFDAVIGHDVSATNYPDERSTDVLYTICTRAMHSLTLCVDKELSPLLSHEPANLISEP is encoded by the coding sequence ATGACGATCAATCAATCTAAAAAAGAAGAACAAGAACGTGTCAATGCAGTCGCCGAAAAGATTGACAAAAAAATTGAACGTGTCGACGAAAGTATCGCTCAAGCTCATCAAGAAACTCACCGAATTGAACGTAATTACGGTGAAAATACAAAAGTTAATACAACTGAAATCGATGACCAAATGGAAACTAACGCTTCCGTTCAACAACAGAAACAATTGGTTGAATTGGCTGTCGAAAATGAAAATATTTTAAATAATAACAAATTAAAACTCGAGAACCTTCAAGGTTCACCATACTTTGGAAGAATCGATATCGTTGAAGATGGCGAAGAAGATACACTCTATATCGGAACGTCAACACTTCAAGATGATGATGGAAACTTTCTAATTTATGACTGGCGGGCTCCAATTTCTGGAATTTATTATAACGGTGTCTTAGGCGACGTCCATTACCAAACTCCAAACGGTCCCACAACAGTCGACTTGAAGAAGAAACGTCAATTTCAAATTGTCCACAATCATATTCGAACGATGTTTGATACCAATGAAACAGTTGGCGATGAAATCCTCCAATCAGTTCTGAGTGAATACAGCGATGAATATCTGAGAAATATTGTTTCGACCATTCAGCGTGAACAAAATACCATCATCCGTGACACTCACTCCGACGTCTTACTAGTTCAAGGTGTGGCCGGTTCTGGTAAAACATCTGCCATTCTTCAACGGGTTGCTTACTTGCTCTACCACAGCCGTTCAACGATGAATGCGGACAATATCGTCCTCTTCTCACCTAATAAACTCTTCAGTAACTATATTTCCGAAGTTTTGCCAAGTTTGGGTGAAAGAAATATGCGTCAAGTTACATTGAATGAATTCATTTCTTTACGACTAACTGGTGTGCATGTGGAAACACTTTTCGAACGTTATGAAAAAGATGAACGTAATTTACCAGAGACGACTATCAAAATTCGTCTATTAAAAGAAAGCGGCGAATTCCTCGATCAATTGTCAGAACTCGAAGAATCCCATCCCGAACACATTCTCCACTTTGAAGATGTGATTTTTGATGGAAAACCTTTCTTTACTAAAGATGAAATCTCAGAAATTTACGACCGCGTCAACCATGCTTATCACATTCCTGACCGTTTCTTAAAGACGAAAAATGTCTTGATCAAACGACTTCAAAAACGAATTCACAACGACCGCAATAAAGATTGGGTTCAAGCTGAAATTGATAACTTGTCTGACGAAGATTTTCAACAAATTATCACCGACCACAATATTGAAGAATCAGCCGACCAACGTGACATCATCGCTGAAGAATTCTTGCGTGAACGTTACGCTCCAATTTATAACGCCTTGGTCAACAACTACTTCTTCAATCCTTATAAGGAATACTCTTTCCTATTGAATGAAATGGATCAGGACCTTGTTCCTGACAACGTTTGGCAAACAATGGTTGAATCAATCGATGACCATATTGAAACTCACAATCTTAACCTCAGTGATTCAGTTGCTGTACTTTACCTGCGTGACCTAGTTACTGACAGCGGCATCAACCATGCCATTCAACATATTTTTATTGATGAAGTTCAAGACTATACGATGGCTCAGTTGAAATACATCTCCCACGCTTTTCCAAATGCCAAAATGACCTTATTGGGCGACCGTGCTCAAGATGTCTTGACGAGTTCTTATCGTAAAAAAGATTTAGTAACTGAAGTTAACGAATTATTTAGTAAGAAAAAAATCACGACTATCACACTCAACCAGAGCTATCGTTCAACTGCCGAAATTACTAACTTTGCAACAAGATTATTGCCAAATGGCGATGAGGTCAAAGCCTTTTCACGTCAAGGTGAAGACCCAGTTATCAAAGTCTTCGACAACGACGATTACTATCAAGGTTTGAAAGATACTGCTCGTGAATTGAATAAAAAATATGATACCGTGGCGATTTTGACACGTAATCAAGCTCAAGCTGAACAGATTTATACCCATTTCAGTGACGAATCAATTATTACTTTGATCGACGCTGATTATCGTTCCATTCCTAAGGGTATTCTCGTCTTACCAATTTATTTGGCTAAAGGCTTGGAGTTTGACGCCGTTATCGGACATGATGTCTCAGCAACAAACTATCCAGATGAACGTAGCACTGATGTGTTGTATACGATTTGTACGCGTGCCATGCATAGTTTGACGTTATGTGTTGATAAGGAACTCTCACCATTGTTAAGTCATGAACCAGCTAATTTGATTTCAGAACCATAA
- the trpS gene encoding tryptophan--tRNA ligase has product MKTNTILTGDRPTGKLHIGHYLGSLKNRVKLQNEGKYKMFIMIADMQALTDNARDPEKVRNSLIQVALDYLSVGIDPAKTNILVQSQIPALNELTMYYLDLVSVSRLERNPTVKTEIKQKSFGQSIPAGFLTYPVSQTADITAFKADTVPVGDDQEPMMEQAREIVRTFNNTYNVDTLVEPEGYFPPKGQGRLPGIDGNAKMSKSLGNCIYLSDPADVVTKKVMSMYTDPDHVHVEDPGKIEGNTVFTYLDAFGTDTEKIAELKEQYQAGGLGDVKVKRYLNDVLQEILEPIRNRRAEYEKDIPGVYDILKKGSDNANIVANQTLSEVRKAIGVNYFD; this is encoded by the coding sequence ATGAAAACAAATACAATTTTAACTGGGGATCGTCCCACAGGTAAGTTACATATTGGACATTATTTAGGCTCATTGAAGAACCGTGTTAAGCTTCAAAATGAAGGTAAATACAAGATGTTTATCATGATTGCTGATATGCAAGCTTTGACAGATAACGCACGTGACCCTGAAAAAGTTCGTAACAGTCTAATTCAAGTTGCACTCGACTATCTTTCAGTTGGAATCGATCCAGCTAAAACTAATATTTTAGTTCAATCACAAATTCCCGCTTTGAATGAATTGACAATGTACTACCTTGACCTTGTAAGTGTTTCACGTTTGGAAAGAAACCCAACTGTTAAGACTGAAATTAAGCAAAAGAGTTTCGGTCAAAGTATTCCTGCTGGATTCTTAACATATCCCGTCAGCCAAACAGCTGATATCACAGCATTCAAGGCTGATACAGTTCCAGTCGGAGATGACCAAGAACCAATGATGGAACAAGCTCGTGAAATCGTTCGTACATTCAATAACACTTATAACGTTGATACATTAGTGGAACCAGAAGGATACTTCCCACCAAAGGGCCAAGGTAGACTTCCTGGTATCGATGGCAATGCGAAGATGAGTAAGTCACTAGGCAACTGTATCTACCTATCAGATCCTGCAGACGTTGTCACAAAGAAAGTTATGTCAATGTATACTGACCCAGATCACGTTCACGTTGAAGATCCCGGTAAAATTGAAGGCAACACAGTCTTCACATACTTAGATGCCTTTGGTACAGATACAGAAAAGATTGCTGAATTAAAGGAACAATATCAAGCTGGCGGTCTAGGGGATGTTAAAGTTAAACGTTATCTAAACGACGTATTGCAAGAAATTCTTGAACCAATCCGTAACAGACGTGCTGAATATGAAAAAGATATTCCTGGCGTTTACGACATTCTTAAAAAAGGCAGCGATAACGCTAATATCGTAGCTAACCAAACATTGTCAGAAGTTAGAAAAGCAATTGGTGTTAACTATTTCGATTAA
- a CDS encoding MarR family winged helix-turn-helix transcriptional regulator, which translates to MDDYNLIGFVMKYTSIKRRIASGYLKDKGLNAFESILLSIVYKNKSCTQDKIVEITVSDGAIVARSLKKLENYGYVLRKPDPDNGRRKIVTITEKGEELYDKVRRDFHASNEVMFKGITSEEQAQLERILEKVYKNLDSIEIPSK; encoded by the coding sequence ATGGATGATTATAATTTAATTGGTTTTGTGATGAAATATACGTCAATCAAACGACGAATCGCATCTGGTTATTTGAAGGATAAGGGATTAAATGCTTTTGAAAGTATCCTCCTATCAATCGTTTATAAAAACAAATCTTGCACTCAGGATAAGATTGTTGAAATCACTGTATCCGATGGTGCGATTGTTGCCCGTTCATTGAAAAAACTTGAGAATTATGGATATGTTTTGCGCAAACCTGATCCCGATAATGGTCGACGAAAAATCGTTACTATTACCGAGAAGGGTGAAGAGCTTTATGACAAAGTTCGGCGTGATTTTCATGCAAGCAATGAAGTGATGTTTAAGGGTATTACTTCAGAGGAACAAGCACAACTGGAGCGTATATTAGAAAAGGTTTATAAGAATTTAGACAGCATCGAGATACCTTCTAAATAA